A DNA window from Onthophagus taurus isolate NC chromosome 1, IU_Otau_3.0, whole genome shotgun sequence contains the following coding sequences:
- the LOC111419019 gene encoding axoneme-associated protein mst101(2)-like, whose amino-acid sequence MESAANRQLSVEKCLAIFVWSTFAIMQYFNFWNEDMASYEDIDEIDPNGMPVTRRRPKPKSVRKKGVRARGTRMQEGEGPSDDEDQDQDSSGYGSEDGRKPQRRPPRRRGESGTKLRRPSDFAAVAGKRSSPRGSFDKGTQAPFAAKDKATIMPPMRKEQAPHPPKLAPSPPKPASQPPKPASQPPKPAPTQKLEGKAQLNAPPSPTQSIRKGDKPPSKIKFAEEAATPHSVPVSEEHAPTPGTVAAPRQKVPMGKVPSGELPTLKSEPKKKGKDEVAQTASDFRPKDIATTKASDEILTPAKAPIKLAPSPAQEPRVVKSEPITPKKEEKAEKPKETHQVPKPSSSISKVSAQPEVKKTPPDLKEKKSAETAAVATPVAPPAVPVPHKQVVKEEPPKVTPQTITPKPKVEPPKEKPIVKEEPKKEVMPEKKSATTTTHEQKPIVKEEPKKQVMPEKKSATTTTPEQKPIVKEEPKKEVILEKKSATTTTHEQKPIVKEEPKKEMMPEKKSATTATHEQKPIVKDEPKKEVMPEKKSATTTTHEQKPIVKDEPKKEAMPEKKSATTTTHETPKPPPIKHVETEPKAKAEKDKKTPETKSAITSAHLEPEKKETKSAATTTPVAKPRDEVSQVASDFVAKPKKEKPVKSATTETEKPVKAPSKIPMSKPKSTEKKSKEVKSAATTTSDASKSVPLEAVEEKPKEKPVAKEKPVSKSLPAKDVESKSVKTILAPKQIDEQRSKQITHPTTDGVVEAASSTKEELPQTRSEPLYKKSSKESKPPRTGPIKERKEPVKTAKPSKIPVLKPEKVKEAPKDKIGDGKKLPKSYSEIEAVKPKRARTHETSSDSDSSHDSSWYRRHPEFKRPRKREHKEKVPKEKKSKPLEDSSKTAKSEKSPVDTAVKKEKAPKEIKKPERRKAAEEEIQSEKSKRPRSHTASDSDISESDMSDSWYRRHPEFKRPKRSKRSHSKIREKEQKPKKDSEKSDSEKEKKPKKEKQSRSDSDTTKKEKEPKPEKVIPKSDSRKSAPDEVQGEKTKRTPRRHVSIDSELDSSDDLGWYLKHPEAKRPGKKEKIPKTPKEKKPKKEKETSSDTEKEKKVKKEKEPKSTKVRSKPEIKSAPEEVQDEKKRAPKRVHSEGSETADSDDDLSWYLKHPEAKRPGKKEKKEKVPKMPEAPKEKKGKKETASDSDKEKKGKKEKELKAEKIPKVEKIPKGEKEPKAEKEPKPEKVHKKSEIKRAPDEIQDEKKRVPKRTRSEESETVDSDDDLSWYLKHPDMKRKKPKKSHSGEKTVKKPKKLHDKGTASDGEDKKPKVKEKKPKKEKEPTTDTDGTKSEAKPSKKRRAPKPPSEEIQEAKNKRPPVKRAVSTTSELGDSSDDLSWYTKHPEAKRRKKPREAKTTSEGHIDKKKKEKKPKKEKDVPSESEGEKREKKHKKHKEAEKTPSKSKKPVHRVSEGQIEKISPKAAKSVEDYSSSDDADEKNAIAADDAWYKNLRKGKKSKVPKEKRSKSPKEKRSKSPKEERSKSPKEKRSRSPKEKRSKSPKEERSKSPKEKRSRSKSPKEEGKPEIKPRKKHIRPPVEGEPLAQEEKPSKHKVPKEPKTKPAKRDADVQKPSHAVLFDDVEMEKPRKHHKKDDETDEQPEVDVSVLAEDDKYYKEGLIGPKMQEHLKSLISPKVSREKQSRHKSDMKLPDAPSRKSRKRRAPSKPTDDSTTEDVDKLPAERTWYKRGPQKDQPSQTQPETPKEKRRKAPPVPVGVKDDEHPDKKGLGDKSDDDKKKGRLDKKAVDGLGADESSPSPQPKALKSEKKEKKSKASGPDDNEQLGKTSRGVLTMKKSGEHVAFDDVPKKGKNTKDTGTETSKAGDRTHASKQTSDHSEDAPSGYKKAGRNKLGRRGRTPSTSDVSPSDSSRSRRNPFKRKSRSPSTTEGETDDKPPRRKLRSHSPSDSDTENRKRRSKSAESPSPKKKWFHKPKRDRSPSETDSEKPKKRSSWRKGNKSDLSGTDTETDKKEPHKYRRRSKSHDPTHKARKGIKYKPVSKRTTDSDIEGGDETEREEKRRRTKSKSPKKDNVDKRKDKRAREKDRKLRSSSRSLSRNRRKYYESVQDQRRREKRKNRNSLHNWINLPKDPPSISSTEDSYSDNEDEFLLQPVISWRQIRDHKYKR is encoded by the exons ATGGAGAGTGCGGCCAATCGCCAACTATCAGTAGAAAAATGTTTGGCCATTTTCGTGTGGTCAACTTTCGCGATCATGcaatactttaatttttggaaCGAGGACATGGCTTCGTACGAAGACATCGATGAGATCGACCCTAACGGGATGCCGGTTACGCGAAGGAGACCTAAACCGAAAAGTGTCAGAAAGAAAGGTGTCCGCGCAAGAGGGACACGAATGCAAGAAGGTGAAGGTCCATCCGATGACGAAGATCAAGATCAAGATAGTTCAGGTTACGGTAGCGAGGATGGGCGGAAGCCACAACGAAGACCACCGAGGCGAAGAGGTGAATCAGGAACGAAATTAAGGCGACCATCTGATTTTGCAGCTGTGGCAGGGAAAAGATCGAGCCCGAGAGGATCGTTTGATAAAGGGACTCAAGCTCCTTTTGCTGCTAAAGATAAAGCTACAATAATGCCTCCTATGAGGAAGGAACAAGCTCCTCATCCACCGAAACTTGCCCCATCACCACCAAAACCTGCTTCACAACCACCAAAACCTGCTTCACAACCACCGAAACCTGCTCCAACTcag AAACTTGAAGGAAAAGCACAATTAAACGCACCACCATCTCCCACCCAATCAATTCGAAAAGGTGATAAACCCCCTAGCAAAATCAAATTCGCTGAGGAAGCAGCAACGCCACATAGCGTCCCGGTAAGTGAAGAACACGCACCTACTCCTGGTACTGTGGCTGCACCACGACAAAAAGTCCCGATGGGTAAGGTACCAAGTGGGGAGTTACCCACTCTTAAATCAGAACCCAAAAAGAAAGGTAAAGATGAGGTTGCGCAAACTGCATCGGACTTTAGACCTAAAGATATCGCCACTACAAAAGCTTCCGATGAAATATTAACACCTGCAAAAGCACCGATAAAATTAGCTCCATCACCAGCTCAAGAACCTAGAGTGGTTAAATCGGAACCGATTACGccgaaaaaagaagaaaaagcgGAGAAACCAAAAGAAACGCATCAG GTACCTAAACCCTCTTCTTCAATATCAAAAGTTTCTGCACAACCAGAAGTTAAGAAAACACCACCTGATTTAAAG GAAAAGAAATCTGCTGAAACTGCAGCTGTTGCAACTCCGGTTGCACCTCCTGCAGTTCCAGTACCACATAAGCAAGTTGTCAAAGAGGAACCTCCTAAAGTAACACCTCAGACTATCACACCGAAACCTAAAGTTGAACCACCGAAGGAAAAGCCAATCGTTAAGGAGGAGCCTAAAAAGGAGGTGATGCCAGAAAAAAAGAGTGCAACGACGACGACTCATGAGCAAAAACCAATTGTTAAGGAGGAGCCTAAAAAACAGGTAATGCCGGAGAAGAAGAGTGCAACAACGACGACTCCTGAGCAAAAACCAATTGTTAAGGAGGAGCCTAAAAAGGAGGTGATACTGGAGAAAAAGAGTGCAACGACGACGACTCATGAGCAAAAACCAATTGTTAAGGAGGAGCCTAAAAAGGAGATGATGCCGGAGAAAAAGAGTGCAACAACGGCGACTCATGAGCAAAAACCAATTGTTAAGGATGAACCTAAAAAGGAGGTGATGCCGGAGAAAAAGAGTGCAACAACGACGACTCATGAGCAAAAACCAATTGTTAAGGATGAACCTAAAAAAGAGGCGATGCCGGAGAAGAAGAGTGCAACTACAACAACTCATGAAACTCCGAAACCCCCTCCAATTAAACATGTAGAAACTGAGCCAAAAGCAAAAGCCGAAAAG gaTAAAAAGACACCCGAAACGAAAAGTGCAATTACATCAGCACATCTAGAAccagaaaagaaagaaactaAAAGTGCAGCAACAACAACTCCGGTTGCGAAACCTCGTGATGAGGTTTCTCAAGTTGCCTCTGATTTTGTAGCAAAACCAAAGAAGGAGAAACCCGTGAAAAGTGCAACGACGGAAACTGAAAAACCAGTTAAAGCACCGTCTAAAATTCCTATGTCGAAACCGAAAAGCACG GAAAAGAAATCGAAGGAAGTTAAAAGCGCAGCTACAACAACTAGTGATGCTTCTAAATCGGTACCATTGGAAGCGGTTGAAGAGAAACCTAAAGAAAAACCAGTGGCTAAAGAGAAACCAGTGTCTAAATCATTACCagcaaaa GATGTGGAATCAAAATCtgtaaaaacaattttggcACCAAAGCAAATAGATGAGCAACGAAGTAAGCAAATTACTCATCCAACTACGGATGGTGTTGTTGAAGCTGCTTCGTCTACAAAAGAAGAGTTGCCACAAACTAGGAGTGAGCCGTTATATAAGAAGTCTTCGAAAGAATCTAAACCGCCTAGAACAGGCCCTATTAAAGAACGGAAAGAACCGGTCAAGACGGCGAAACCCTCTAAAATCCCGGTACTTAAACCAGAAAAAGTGAAGGAGGCtccaaaagataaaattggTGATGgcaaaaaattaccaaaaagtTATAGTGAAATTGAAGCTGTAAAGCCTAAACGTGCTCGTACTCATGAAACTTCCTCTGACAGTGATTCGAGTCATGATTCATCTTGGTATAGGAGACATCCGGAGTTTAAAAGACCAAGGAAGAGAGAGCACAAAGAGAAGGTGCCAAAggagaaaaaatcaaaaccgCTTGAAGATTCAAGCAAAACGGCGAAATCAGAAAAATCGCCTGTTGATACTGCAGTGAAGAAGGAAAAGGCGccaaaagaaattaagaaaccAGAACGCAGAAAAGCTGCTGAGGAAGAAATCCAATCAGAGAAAAGTAAGCGTCCTCGTAGCCACACCGCCTCTGATAGTGACATCTCTGAAAGTGATATGTCAGACTCGTGGTATCGAAGACATCCCGAATTTAAGAGACCTAAAAGATCAAAAAGATCTCATTCAAAAATACGCGAGAAAGAGCAAAAGCCGAAAAAAGATTCCGAAAAAAGTGATtctgaaaaagagaaaaaacctaaaaaagaaaaacagtcTCGAAGTGACAGTGACACAACAAAGAAAGAGAAAGAACCAAAACCCGAAAAAGTAATTCCAAAATCAGATTCAAGAAAATCAGCACCTGATGAAGTTCAAGGGGAGAAAACTAAACGGACACCACGTCGTCACGTTTCCATTGACAGCGAATTAGATTCAAGTGATGATTTGGGTTGGTATCTTAAACACCCAGAGGCAAAGAGACCTGGAAAAAAGGAGAAAATACCTAAAACGCCTAAGGAGAAAAAGccgaaaaaggaaaaagaaacATCGAGTGATactgaaaaagagaaaaaagttAAGAAGGAAAAAGAACCTAAATCAACGAAGGTTCGTTCAAAGCCCGAAATTAAAAGTGCACCTGAAGAAGTGCAAGATGAGAAGAAACGTGCGCCGAAACGCGTTCATTCAGAAGGAAGTGAAACGGCTGATTCGGATGATGATTTATCTTGGTATCTTAAACATCCCGAGGCAAAGAGACCTGGGAAAAAGGAGAAGAAGGAAAAGGTTCCGAAAATGCCTGAAGCTCCAAAAGAAAAGAAGGGGAAAAAAGAAACGGCTAGTgatagtgataaagagaagaaagggaagaaagaaaaagaattaaaagcagaaaaaataccaaaagtaGAAAAAATACCAAAAGGAGAAAAAGAACCAAAAGCAGAAAAAGAACCAAAACCAGAAAaagttcataaaaaatcgGAAATTAAAAGGGCGCCTGATGAAATTCAAGATGAGAAGAAACGGGTGCCGAAACGTACTCGTTCTGAGGAAAGTGAAACGGTTGATTCAGATGATGATTTATCTTGGTATCTTAAACATCCCGATATGAAACggaaaaaaccaaaaaaatctCATTCTGGtgaaaaaactgttaaaaaacCAAAGAAGTTACACGATAAAGGTACGGCAAGTGATGGTGAGGATAAAAAACCCAAAGTAAAAGAGAAGAAaccaaagaaagaaaaagaaccCACAACCGACACTGATGGTACAAAATCAGAAGCAAAACCATCCAAGAAAAGAAGAGCACCAAAACCACCATCAGAAGAAATCCAAGAAGCTAAAAACAAACGCCCACCCGTAAAACGTGCCGTTTCCACCACTTCGGAATTGGGTGACTCAAGCGATGATTTATCTTGGTATACTAAACATCCCGAAGCAAAGAGACGAAAGAAACCACGCGAAGCAAAAACTACAAGCGAAGGACACATTGATAAAAAGAAGAAGGAAAAGAAaccgaaaaaagaaaaagatgttCCGAGTGAAAGTGAAGGTGAAAAACGGGAAAAGAAGCACAAGAAACATAAAGAAGCGGAGAAGACTCCTTCGAAGTCTAAAAAGCCGGTTCATAGAGTTTCTGAAGGACAAATTGAGAAGATATCTCCTAAAGCTGCAAAAAGTGTGGAGGATTATAGTAGCTCCGATGATGCAGATGAAAAGAATGCGATTGCTGCGGATGATGCGTGGTATAAGAATTTacgaaaaggaaaaaaatcaaaggtGCCGAAAGAAAAAAGATCTAAATCGCCGAAAGAAAAAAGATCTAAATCtccaaaagaagaaagatCTAAATCTCCAAAAGAGAAGCGATCAAGATCGCCGAAAGAAAAAAGATCTAAATCtccaaaagaagaaagatCAAAATCGCCGAAAGAAAAGCGATCAAGATCAAAATCGCCTAAAGAGGAAGGAAAACCTGAAATAAAACCAAGAAAGAAACATATTAGACCTCCCGTTGAAGGAGAACCACTTGCTCAAGAGGAGAAGCCTTCAAAACATAAGGTTCCAAAAGAACCAAAAACAAAACCTGCTAAACGCGACGCTGATGTTCAAAAACCATCCCATGCAGTGCTTTTTGATGATGTAGAAATGGAAAAGCCTCGGAAACATCACAAAAAAGACGATGAAACTGATGAGCAACCTGAGGTTGATGTATCTGTACTTgctgaagatgataaatattacaaagaaGGCCTTATAGGGCCAAAAATGCAAGAACATCTCAAATCTTTGATAAGTCCAAAAGTTTCTAGAGAGAAACAATCAAGGCATAAATCTGATATGAAATTACCGGATGCACCAAGTCGTAAATCTCGTAAACGACGTGCACCAAGTAAACCTACTGATGATAGTACCACAGAGGATGTTGATAAATTACCGGCTGAGCGAACTTGGTATAAGAGAGGTCCACAAAAGGATCAACCAAGTCAAACGCAGCCGGAAACGCCTAAAGAAAAAAGACGTAAAGCGCCTCCAGTTCCTGTTGGGGTAAAGGATGATGAACATCCGGATAAGAAGGGATTGGGGGATAAATCTGATGATGATAAGAAAAAGGGTAGGTTAGATAAAAAAGCGGTTGATGGTCTGGGAGCTGATGAAAGTTCCCCTTCGCCACAACCAAAAGCTTTAAAAAGTGAAAAGAAGGAAAAGAAATCAAAAGCTTCAGGTCCTGATGACAATGAGCAACTAGGTAAAACAAGTAGAGGAGTTTTGACTATGAAGAAGAGTGGGGAACATGTTGCGTTTGATGATGTTCCTAAAAAGGGAAAAAACACAAAAGATACAGGTACAGAAACTTCAAAAGCAGGCGATAGAACCCACGCATCAAAGCAAACGAGTGATCACTCAGAAGATGCTCCAAGCGGATATAAAAAAGCTGGAAGAAATAAACTTGGTCGCCGCGGTCGTACTCCAAGTACAAGCGATGTTTCCCCCAGCGATTCAAGCCGATCAAGAAGAAACCCTTTCAAACGAAAAAGTCGATCACCTAGCACCACAGAAGGCGAAACAGACGATAAACCACCAAGAAGAAAACTTCGTTCACACTCCCCGAGCGATTCAGATAcggaaaatagaaaaagaagaagtaaAAGTGCCGAATCACCAAGCCCTAAGAAAAAATGGTTTCACAAACCAAAACGTGATCGATCACCTAGCGAAACGGACTCAGAAAAACCTAAAAAACGTTCGTCTTGGAGAAAGGGTAATAAAAGTGATTTGTCTGGGACTGATACTGAAACGGATAAGAAAGAGCCGCATAAATATAGGAGACGCTCAAAATCGCACGATCCAACGCACAAAGCGAGAAAAGGCATTAAATACAAACCAGTATCTAAAAGAACAACCGATTCGGACATTGAAGGTGGCGACGAAACTGAGCGCGAAGAGAAAAGACGACGAACGAAAAGTAAAAGTCCTAAAAAGGATAACGTTGATAAACGCAAAGATAAAAGGGCGCGCGAAAAAGATAGAAAATTACGTTCTAGTTCGCGAAGTCTTAGtagaaatagaagaaaatattacgAAAGTGTTCAAGATCAAAGACGTAGggaaaaacgtaaaaataggAATTCTTTG CATAATTGGATCAACCTTCCAAAAGATCCGCCGTCAATATCGTCAACAGAGGATAGTTACAGTGACAATGAAGACGAATTTTTGCTCCAACCAGTTATTAGTTGGCGGCAAATTCGCGATCACAAATACAAGAGGTGA